The following are encoded together in the Desulfovibrio aminophilus genome:
- a CDS encoding (Fe-S)-binding protein, giving the protein MADVRELHKLLMELDDQLVTCMRCGMCQAVCPLYAETGREALVARGKIALLEHLAHEMIKDAAGVQEKVETCLLCGACAANCPSGVKVLDIFLKARAVLTGYMGLPPAKKLIFRGLLVRPGLFNTILGLGAKLQGLFVKPVNEMLGSSCARFQSDVIGDRHFPALAGEPLHKLVPSLDTAKGNSGLKVGFFPGCMVDKVFPRVGKAVLKVLEHHGVGVFLPGHQACCGIPALSSGDRKSYDVLVDKNLECFAGGSFDYLVTPCATCTSTIKKFWPTFADSADQGRREALVALAAKTLDINEFLVDILKVQPSGVPGAKDMKVTVHDPCHLKKSLGVAAQPRQVVRLNPNVELVEMKDADTCCGCGGSFTLLHYDLARRIGKKKRDNIAASGAQVVATGCPACMLQITDMLSKAGDRVAVRHPVELYAETLG; this is encoded by the coding sequence ATGGCCGACGTGCGTGAACTCCACAAGCTCCTCATGGAGCTGGACGACCAGTTGGTCACCTGCATGCGTTGCGGCATGTGCCAGGCGGTCTGCCCGCTGTACGCCGAGACCGGCCGCGAGGCCCTGGTGGCGCGCGGCAAGATCGCCCTCCTGGAGCACCTGGCCCACGAGATGATCAAGGACGCCGCCGGGGTCCAGGAGAAGGTCGAGACCTGCCTCTTGTGCGGGGCCTGCGCGGCCAACTGCCCCAGCGGGGTCAAGGTCCTGGACATCTTCCTCAAGGCCCGGGCCGTGCTCACCGGCTACATGGGCCTGCCCCCGGCCAAGAAGCTCATCTTCCGGGGCCTGCTCGTGCGCCCCGGGTTGTTCAACACCATCCTCGGCCTGGGGGCCAAGCTCCAGGGCCTGTTCGTCAAGCCGGTCAACGAGATGCTCGGCTCCTCCTGCGCCCGCTTCCAGTCGGACGTCATCGGCGACCGGCACTTCCCGGCCCTGGCCGGCGAGCCCCTGCACAAGCTCGTGCCCAGCCTGGACACGGCCAAGGGCAACAGCGGCCTGAAGGTCGGCTTCTTCCCCGGCTGCATGGTGGACAAGGTCTTCCCCCGCGTGGGCAAGGCCGTGCTCAAGGTGCTGGAGCACCACGGGGTGGGCGTGTTCCTGCCCGGGCATCAGGCCTGTTGCGGCATCCCGGCCTTGTCCTCGGGCGACCGCAAGAGTTATGATGTATTGGTGGACAAGAACCTGGAGTGCTTCGCCGGGGGCTCCTTCGACTACCTGGTGACCCCCTGCGCCACCTGCACCTCCACGATCAAGAAGTTCTGGCCGACGTTCGCGGATTCGGCCGACCAGGGACGGCGTGAGGCCCTGGTGGCGTTGGCGGCCAAGACATTGGACATAAACGAGTTCCTGGTGGACATCCTGAAGGTTCAGCCGAGCGGCGTGCCCGGGGCCAAGGACATGAAGGTCACGGTGCACGACCCCTGCCACCTCAAGAAGTCGCTGGGAGTGGCGGCCCAGCCGCGCCAGGTGGTGCGGCTCAACCCCAACGTGGAACTGGTGGAGATGAAGGACGCCGACACCTGCTGCGGGTGCGGCGGCAGCTTCACGCTCCTGCATTACGACTTGGCCCGCCGGATCGGCAAGAAGAAGCGGGACAACATCGCGGCCTCGGGGGCCCAGGTGGTGGCCACGGGCTGCCCGGCCTGCATGCTCCAGATCACGGACATGCTCTCCAAGGCCGGGGACCGGGTGGCGGTGCGCCATCCCGTGGAGCTCTACGCCGAGACCTTGGGCTGA